The Raphanus sativus cultivar WK10039 chromosome 6, ASM80110v3, whole genome shotgun sequence sequence TTCATATACACTTAATCTAACTATGCATTGATCATTGTGCTAACGAGGACATGAAATTAATGGTAAGCTATAAGTAATGCTGAAACATATATCTAATTTATATTCTATATGAGTATCACTTTAACATTTTtaacacaaattaaaaatgacagaaatatatataagttgctATTAATTACATTTCTAtgattaatagtatttaatgcAGCTTACTATTAATTTCCACCTGAAAGTAAGTATAATTTGTATTGAAAATGTAAGTGATATTTTTtatgtaacaagaaaaaattgttataataacacttattataaaacaaagggaataatatataaacatcaAATGGCtactatctatcttattaaaacataaacattctattggacttaacatttattttgtaagtttttaaattaaatacacctttatactttatagttaaacctacattaatcactaatgttcatttctttatactactatccatgtttccaaacaatatacttatttctttatactactatcactgtttccaaacaatatattttttatactactatcaatgtttccaaacaatacaataattaatcttagttattttatatctatcattttctttttaaaattttgtagaaacgtcataatttcataaattgtaaaataataaactttaaaatttggattataagattacaaataatgaaaaaattataatttaaatcaaattatattacatatcggtcatccatcagttcgatcggttagtctcgggtagtaatttttttaatatgaatattttaaaaacctaaattgaactgttagatctccggattaaccggtgtaatcacaatcgggttgaatttaaaaacactaatttaaatgcaaaaatattttaaatacacactctttaaaaattaacaaaatatttattaacttattagtgaaaattttcatcataaaatattccgcgcttccaaagcgcggatcaagatctagttcaTATTGTCGTAGAAACCATCCCTTATCAACTTTTAATGGATTTATATCTgataaaagaaattttattgtacctttaaattgatataattaaAGTACGACAGCTAGTAATGAGATGCAGGTACAAAAGGGATCGTAAAGGATGGGTTGAATCCAAATGCACAAAGAGCCATACCGCCCCATGCCGATAGAAATGATTCAGAAGAAAAAAGCTAGAATAGTTTTGGGTCTACTGAGACATGTACTTGCAATTGACGAAGACATTTCAATGATCTTCATTGTGTGATGAAAGATATTTCAATGTATAATGTTTTCTTCCACTTAAACTAGTTTCATAAATCTGTCATTATAATTGCTTTATATACCTTATCAAGATAAGGATATTGGAGATGGTTTTGCAAGACTGACTGGTCCAAAAGATTTTGATctggtttaaattttaaattactgcAAGATGTTCTGGTCCAAGTACAACTCGAAACTGTTTAATAATTAGAAGTTGTAGATCATGAAGAAAATAAAGGAAATTTACCAAAACAGTCTGTATGGctaaaaaaatttgattgtGTGATCATATGTAAAATCCCTCAAATGTGTAAagccatctatcttattaaaacagaaacattccgttggacctaacatttattttgtaagtttttaaattaaatacacttttatactttatagttaaacctacattaaatcactaatattcctttctttatactactattcatgtttccaaacaatatacttatttctttataatactatcaatgtttccaaacaatatatttttatactactatcaatgtttccaaacaatatatttttatactactatcaatgtttccaaacaatatatttttataaaataactaatatttttagtaactaatcttagttattaaattttgttattttatatctatcattttctctttaaaattttgtagaaacgtcataattcataaattgcaaaataatgaactttaaaatttggattataagattacaaattatgaaattattacaatttaaatcaaatcagattacatatcggtcatccatcagttcaatcggttagtctcggatttttgtgatttttaatatgaatatttttaaaatctaaattgaattgtcaggtCTTCGGaataaccggtataatcacaatcgggttggatttaaaaacactaattcaaatgcaaaaatattttaaatacactctttaaaaattacaaaaatatttgttaagttattaataaaatttttcatcataaaatattccgcgcttctaaagcgcgggtcaagatctagttttttcttaaacataatGCAACATTAAATATGCAGAAACTATCTTATATAGTACACCCTCTTTATGTGTAATGTGTACGTATATCTGTAATTTCTCAAAAAATTGTGTACGTATAATTGAAGTTCGATGCGCACTACAATTATTGTAGAGGATTCTAAAACAGTAGACATAGACATGAATCATGAATGATCAATTGTCTTGGACTAACGTCGCGACATATATCAGAAAAGTCTTATTAGATGGATTTTCTCCGACCAAAATGAAAATCACTGGGATATACAGTATATAACGCTGGAACTATAtaaaatcttgatttttttacaaatagCAGTAACCAATTAAAAGGTAGGGatcaaaaatatgaatagtACATAAACAATTAATGTTTGATAAAAACTAAACACAAACTTCTTTAAAACGAGAACGTGGGATTGGGATAACGTTGAGGAGACAACAATAGAGAACAGCGAGTGGGTACAGATTCTGCTGCGGCCATTCCAGGAGACATCATcttttaatactccctctgtttcatactctctccgtttcatattaagtgacgttttagagaatttttttcgttgcaaaataagtgtcgttttagagtttcaatgcaaaatttattaactttattctccattttatttttctattggttgaattgtatcggtaatgatgtttttatattgaaaatatgcaaaattaaatgctttcttaatccgtgtgcacaagtctaaaacgacacttataatgaaacagagggagtaataagtATCACTCTGAGCTTATTTtattgttacacaaagagtgtcactttacaatttcaatgtaaattatactaactttcagctgaaaattaattgtaaactgcattgattttataaataattttatttatctaaaatactattggtcaaagagatataattaattacaacttacatatatttcaacaactttcttaatctgtgtgaaaaatgtcacaacgacaatCTTTaagaaatggagggagtattatggattgttttattttattttataaagtgaACGTAGATGTTGAAAGAATCTTGGAGCGGTGGATAGACGAGGAATGATTCTACTAAGGTTAAACATATCTAGCGATTCTCTAGTTAAGATCAAACGGTCGAGCGCTGAAACAAAATGAAGATCGGACATCTAGTGACTATCTAATAAACAAGCTTAGAGCAACACAGAGAAAGGGACAAAGAGTATACTTGCAACCTGAGGATAGGTGAAGACGAATGTTAGCAactgattttttctttttgttttagatttactCCAATCCTAAATAGATTTAAGCCAATATGCCATACCTCATacgtatttctttttttttgtttatttatgattGTGTTCCTGTATTCTGTTGGTTGTCACAATTGTAAGCAAATGTTAGATTTAATTCAGTTTCTAAATAGATTAGAAATGCAAGCAAATATGTCATATTCATCTACGTTTTGATATTCTCGTACCCGTGAAAGGTCGTTGTGAAATTGTTCATAGCTGAATCGTCATTGTGGAGAGAAGATGACATCTTTGCCATCGCCTCCTCACTCATCCATAGTAGGTCCTAGACAAAAATCTAATGAAACATTTGCATTAGTTCCTAAGTTTTCTCTAAACATAGATGTTTTATTGTTTCAATATCGTCaacatacatttttatttatatttgttctaAAATGTttctaacttttaaaattgtCCGGCTGAGCTAATCGCGGCTCTTGGCTCTTAGGAGTTGACAATGGTGAATTCCACTAGTATTTAAGTAAACTTCTATATACAACAGACTAGAAGTGTGTTGGTGAAGGTTGTAAAGGTAGGAAAGACTCCAAAAACGCCAAAACCATTCTCTCAAATCATCTATTCGCCTTTTCATCATCATTATTATCTTCTTGTGACCTTTTCAAGGCCAGTACAACCCTATGAAATTTTGGCTTTAAttcccaaaattttaagaagtaaaatatatatataggtatagatctctaaattttttaaaaaatgtttattaaccTTTTCTATTCTGTGGTGGCACATTCTTTTTCCATATCTTAAAGAAGTAATTAGGCCTTCGTTTTTTGCAAGGATACTTCTCTATTCTTTTTGTAATATACTTCTTTGCTTTGCAGGCTTTTGATATAGTTCCTTTGGAAACTGCCAGGATCTTGCGGCGACGACGCGGGGTTTCTCGCTTAACGTAAACCTTCTCCATCTCGTTGAGCGGCCGGCTTGATCCATCTGGAAGACTCACAAACTTCCAGCCACCTCCGGCTCCACGTTTTCCTCTAGGACCCAATTTCTCAATCGTGATTTTCCACCCATCTGTTGAACGTCGTCTGCTGTACTTGTGGCACTTCACTTCTCCTCTCCACTGGTTTAATGAAAGAGACCAGAAGAGAACGCATATTTTACCATCACCaatgagaaaaaaatgattaaagaaCGTGTaacaacttttatcaatagAACTATAATGCAGTATGGTTTGGCTAAGTTAATGCAAAAATATTCAATGGGCCAAAAGATAGGACTTACTTTCATTTTGTTGAATTCAAACCTCTGCACGAATTCTTCATAAAGCATGtcatcttctttctttgagATCTCATAATGGACTTCATCTATATCCTTGGTTGTACCCTCCCATCCTTCTGGCATGACCTTGAAGCCGGGCTTGTACTTGAGTGAGGCCACATGAAACTCCCGGTCATGCGAAACAAAGAACCTACAATGAGGTATATATATCAGCAACCTATCCCCAAATAATTGTATCTACATCTTTCACTAACAATGTTACTAGAACACCAATAAtctatgataaataaaaaatgaaaaaaaaaactaaactactTGGgggattaaaaaaaattgtttggcaTGTTAAGAACTTACTCAGGGTACTCATCAAGCAAACGCTCAACAGAATCATCCAAGGGACGACCAAGctttctctcctcttcttcttcatcttctttaagAAAAAGAATGGCGTGAACACGCTGCCTCATGATCCTATAATCCTTAGCAAGCCTCTCAACGGTATACACCTCAGGATTCTCTTTATGCAACCTATACATCTCAGTCTTCTCAGAGTCCTTAAGATAAGACCCTCTAGCTCCAGGCTCTCTCACTTGCTTCAGCAACACGCTAATCTCCATCATCCTATTTTTGATCCCATCGACAAAAGCCCTGCTCTCTTTGTTATCTTGGTCAATCTCTTTTAGCAAGTCATCGTACTCGTTCATCTCGTTAACCATAGCCACTTCTCTCGGTCCCAACTTGCTCATCACGTCACCTGAGTCAGAACCGGTGTTGTCGGAGGAAGAAGGGTTCGTGTCTTTCTTGCGTCCAACGGAGACACCATCGAAGTGTTCTGTGGTGAAACCAGTCGACCACATTGACTTGTTGTCCCAACCAAGACCATCGGATCCTGTGCCACCACCTGACGAGTCTTCTCCCGTTGGGATGTCCCAACCGTTGTCGTCGTCTCCGAATCCATCGAACCCTGAGCTCCCGGAGAATGCTCGGTTTCTATAAGATTGAATGATTCTTGGAGCGTTCTGACGCAAGAACCTAGACGCTCTCGTGCTAGGGTTAAGAGAGACCGAGGATAGGCAAGATATTAACTTACTGAGGTTATACATATAAAGATCAGTTGAACCTAACCAAAGGTcaaacaaagtaaaaaaa is a genomic window containing:
- the LOC130496113 gene encoding protein GAMETE CELL DEFECTIVE 1, mitochondrial-like, coding for MYNLSKLISCLSSVSLNPSTRASRFLRQNAPRIIQSYRNRAFSGSSGFDGFGDDDNGWDIPTGEDSSGGGTGSDGLGWDNKSMWSTGFTTEHFDGVSVGRKKDTNPSSSDNTGSDSGDVMSKLGPREVAMVNEMNEYDDLLKEIDQDNKESRAFVDGIKNRMMEISVLLKQVREPGARGSYLKDSEKTEMYRLHKENPEVYTVERLAKDYRIMRQRVHAILFLKEDEEEEERKLGRPLDDSVERLLDEYPEFFVSHDREFHVASLKYKPGFKVMPEGWEGTTKDIDEVHYEISKKEDDMLYEEFVQRFEFNKMKWRGEVKCHKYSRRRSTDGWKITIEKLGPRGKRGAGGGWKFVSLPDGSSRPLNEMEKVYVKRETPRRRRKILAVSKGTISKACKAKKYITKRIEKYPCKKRRPNYFFKIWKKNVPPQNRKG